Proteins encoded in a region of the Anopheles ziemanni chromosome 2, idAnoZiCoDA_A2_x.2, whole genome shotgun sequence genome:
- the LOC131281771 gene encoding homeobox protein Hmx: MSTAMSTAFMVDSILQDKDAMSEQAASPVGVPPGTVAGDSSLASVSDSDEFEEPKDTVGLCDSPKSYHGLHHHHHHHHLLHHHPANDHLHLHHHHHHLMHHHHHQQHHGHAAYSDDELPVGPPPTNGVTILGRPAPFRSPRADEGGSLDQMDFCCAKCGHCQAELNPSAGRSSPGAVAKSGPEKRPADGESNNNNNNTKSESASESGGAGEAGGEFEFKCEKCGFGQYVTPGKQTILKETAKPVLKFSVSAILGDKKECVKVRNEFIQPQHLWPYIQQNLIQQNHLANPAFLAAHPHHPHHPQHPHHQHHHHPHPQQQQGPPASHHPLSPQQQQQQQQQQQHLAQVNGGSHNSASPNGHPGHQHQHHHHNQSSSNSTSESGSLPNSPELQDDGRMAAAVAALQPRDNKIIAKPLPSRPTPFLHHSLNHPHLHSLLAHCRNPYMPGGPQVFPLPPGQGFPWAHSTRGKPRRGMMRRAVFSDSQRKGLEKRFQLQKYISKPDRKKLAERLGLKDSQVKIWFQNRRMKWRNSKERELLANGGSRDQTLPNKNNPNPDLSDARTDRQSSLSPPPSSPSQGTDPQTQTQAQSPPQPPTPSASPKPPTAQPLITFKSKFELLKPSAVAAGGGGGGEFKFDFEDHRPPNAGAGGAGVGQFGMAGFYPPAGGERDREAALMRLSPGSGTVGGSVRSNSSASSDPNAGGASGGGAMYYDEYDSAGDTDDSDEEINVT; this comes from the exons ATGTCCACGGCCATGTCGACGGCATTCATGGTGGACAGCATCCTGCAGGATAAGGACGCCATGAGCGAGCAGGCGGCCAGCCCCGTCGGAGTTCCACCAGGAACCGTGGCCGGCGATAGCTCGCTGGCGTCCGTTTCCGATAGCGACGAGTTCGAGGAGCCCAAAGACACGGTCGGCCTGTGCGATTCGCCCAAGAGCTACCACgggctgcaccaccaccatcatcaccatcatctgCTCCATCACCATCCGGCGAACGATCATCTGCATctgcatcaccatcatcaccatctgatgcaccatcaccatcaccagcagcaccacggCCACGCGGCGTACTCGGACGACGAGCTGCCGGTCGGACCGCCTCCGACCAACGGCGTCACGATCCTGGGCCGCCCGGCGCCCTTCCGGAGTCCACGGGCCGACGAGGGTGGCTCGTTGGACCAGATGGACTTCTGCTGCGCTAAGTGTGGCCACTGCCAGGCGGAGCTAAATCCCAGCGCCGGCCGGAGTAGTCCCGGAGCCGTGGCGAAAAGCGGGCCCGAGAAACGACCAGCGGATGGGGAaagcaataacaataataacaacacCAAAAGCGAGAGTGCGTCCGAGTCGGGGGGAGCGGGTGAGGCGGGCGGCGAGTTTGAGTTCAAGTGCGAAAAGTGTGGCTTCGGCCAGTACGTCACGCCCGGCAAGCAGACGATCCTGAAGGAGACCGCCAAGCCGGTGCTGAAGTTTAGCGTCTCCGCCATCTTGGGCGATAAGAAGGAGTGCGTTAAAGTTAGAAATG AATTTATTCAACCACAGCACCTTTGGCCTTACATTCAGCAGAACCTGATCCAACAGAACCACTTAGCGAACCCGGCCTTCCTAGCCGCTCATCCACACCATCCGCATCATCCGCAACACCCtcaccatcagcatcatcatcatccccatcctcagcagcagcaaggacCACCCGCTTCCCATCATCCGTTGTCAccccagcaacaacaacagcagcagcagcagcagcaacatcttGCCCAGGTGAACGGTGGCTCACACAACAGCGCAAGCCCCAACGGCCACCCCGGgcaccagcaccaacaccaccaccacaaccagagcagcagcaacagcaccagcgAGTCCGGAAGTCTGCCCAACAGTCCGGAGCTGCAGGACGACGGGCGgatggcggcggcggtggccgcCCTGCAGCCGAGAGATAATAAAATCATAGCGAAACCACTTCCGAGCCGGCCAACGCCCTTCCTGCACCACAGCCTCAACCACCCGCACCTGCATTCGCTGCTGGCGCACTGCCGGAATCCCTACATGCCGG GTGGACCGCAGGTTTTTCCGCTCCCGCCGGGCCAAGGTTTTCCGTGGGCTCACTCCACCCGAGGGAAACCACGCCGGGGGATGATGCGGAGGGCCGTTTTCTCTG ACTCGCAGCGGAAGGGCTTGGAAAAGCGGTTTCAGCTGCAGAAGTACATCAGCAAACCGGACCGCAAGAAGCTCGCGGAACGGTTGGGCCTCAAGGACTCTCAG GTAAAAATATGGTTTCAGAATCGACGCATGAAGTGGCGAAACTCGAAGGAACGCGAGCTGCTGGCGAACGGTGGATCTCGCGACCAGACGCTTCCGAACAAGAACAATCCGAACCCGGACCTCTCGGACGCCCGCACCGACCGCCAGTCGTCCCTGTCGCCCCCGCCCTCTTCACCATCGCAGGGAACGGATCCGCAGACGCAAACGCAGGCGCAATCGCCACCACAACCCCCGACCCCTTCTGCCTCACCCAAGCCACCCACCGCGCAGCCATTGATCACGTTCAAGTCGAAATTCGAGCTGCTCAAACCATCCGCCGTCGCGgcaggaggtggtggtggtggagagtTTAAGTTCGACTTTGAAGATCATCGGCCACCCAACGCTGGAGCGGGTGGTGCTGGCGTGGGTCAGTTCGGAATGGCCGGGTTCTATCCTCCGGCCGGAGGTGAGCGGGATCGAGAAGCCGCTCTGATGCGACTGAGTCCGGGAAGCGGAACTGTGGGAGGATCGGTACGATCGAACAGTAGCGCCTCGTCCGACCCTAATGCTGGGGGTGCGTCCGGAGGGGGCGCGATGTACTACGACGAGTACGATTCCGCGGGCGACACCGATGACAGCGACGAGGAGATCAACGTCACGTGA